Proteins co-encoded in one Triplophysa dalaica isolate WHDGS20190420 chromosome 16, ASM1584641v1, whole genome shotgun sequence genomic window:
- the LOC130437711 gene encoding uncharacterized protein LOC130437711 isoform X2, with product MNKCNLQKHIDRKHTEGSMNDINATSHLTSQCIDKTNGMFAVRKIAKGRSVPLHVQFKTWGETHRVLCDSSECQSNMELAQSSGLPSYQCKHIRSVTYCKSSAEEESLTDEVLTEMVRMRWINEETEKMCLAQRQLAESHRAPLSVHTTIGVLPMKKCISVFEPNHSQLCRVMVVYNTKLNKWFCPCAKVRRSCTHKHVAQWHLFQTHRELFQPTPKPEESLKGDQFDYYLEGMDDTDDEAAYPPTGLRLENLVDYVFQNKKIPADLPENIRLLSTEMSYSRSLCPNESVCQICPEAVPLGEAALITQTAKILTNWRVIEDVAVYYKQCPQCEMCYRYQEWKDGLHNYNDDIILDIPLCLTLRNLLQVHTSVSRAVEFLQLMAGVEFPPPDTVLRAYLHFEALTEHEYRFSCVSCGDHPPVVIMGLHRQALHSSVKHIEEPPESFRGEIDVERFWEAVSKEMIARGFVESDVHNPFVVPPSLHFWAPWVGRNTRLSDTVLNTEFEKVHSTNSVSEISEDGLTEELFKQKVDVIRSLCTDCGLDSTGSHSDLLLRLSNKMKSRPTYKKVFEKIWTPAGGWGVIMCPCGVVYSLRNNLRAESPQDFADLLLSWKHMPNVIIYQFADDLAKHINLRAPEQVPISPFEGCLAEPTSVNIDLARRGKLHVSLPWLQSRKTVTDLHGHPLTGSSKHYVLYDQIPEGNPTDSGDALRNPASVPQLAGKVNRRIVEQLFAEIKQNGYFLKMTSPSTQMFQMRNIIHHYNQHKNNKVINRMGDQCLVNPSYV from the exons ATGAATAAATGCAACCTCCAGAAGCATATAGACCGCAAACACACCGAAGGGTCTATGAACGACATTAATGCCACGTCCCATCTCACCAGCCAGTGCATTGATAAAACAAACGGCATGTTCGCGGTCCGCAAAATCGCAAAGGGACGCAGCGTGCCGCTTCATGTCCAGTTCAAAACATGGGGAGAAACTCACAGGGTCCTGTGCGATtccagtgagtgtcagtcaaaCATGGAGCTCGCTCAGAGCAGCGGCCTGCCGTCTTATCAGTGCAAGCACATCAGATCTGTGACCTACTGCAAGTCTTCAGCTGAGGAGGAGTCGCTGACGGACGAAGTTTTAACGGAGATGGTGAGAATGAGATGGATAAATGAGGAAACAGAAAAGATGTGTCTCGCTCAGCGGCAGCTTGCAGAAAGCCACCGCGCACCCCTTTCCGTCCACACCACGATTGGAGTGCTGCCGATGAAGAAATGCATATCGGTTTTCGAGCCCAACCACAGTCAGCTGTGTCGTGTCATGGTGGTATACAACACCAAATTGAACAAATGGTTTTGCCCCTGCGCAAAAGTGCGCCGTTcctgtacacacaaacacgttgCCCAGTGGCATCTCTTCCAGACACATCGTGAGCTGTTCCAGCCGACCCCGAAACCTGAAGAATCGCTTAAAGGAGACCAGTTCGACTATTATTTGGAGGGGATGGACGACACGGATGATGAGGCCGCGTATCCGCCGACTGGTCTCCGATTGGAAAATTTAGTAGATTACGTGTTCCAGAACAAGAAGATACCTGCTGACCTACCGGAGAATATTCGCCTGCTGTCGACGGAGATGAGCTACTCAAGAAGCCTCTGTCCGAATGAAAGCGTTTGTCAGATATGTCCAGAAGCTGTTCCTCTTGGCGAGGCTGCCCTGATAACACAAACGGCAAAAATACTCACCAACTGGCGCGTTATTGAAG atGTCGCCGTCTACTATAAGCAGTGCCCACAGTGTGAAATGTGTTACCGGTACCAAGAATGGAAAGACGGCCTTCATAACTACAATGACGACATCATCCTGGACATACCTTTGTGTTTAACCCTCAGGAACCTCCTGCAG GTCCACACTTCAGTGAGCAGAGCGGTGGAGTTTTTGCAGCTCATGGCTGGTGTTGAGTTTCCGCCGCCGGACACTGTTCTGCGTGCATACTTACACTTTGAAGCTCTCACAGAGCACGAGTACAGGTTCTCATGTGTCTCATGTGGAGATCATCCGCCGGTGGTCATTATGGGTTTACACAGACAAGCTTTGCATTCCTCAG TGAAGCACATTGAAGAACCTCCAGAGAGTTTCAGAGGAGAGATCGATGTGGAAAGATTTTGGGAGGCCGTGTCTAAAGAGATGATCGCTCGAGGATTTGTTGAGA GTGATGTTCATAACCCATTTGTAGTTCCTCCATCTTTGCACTTCTGGGCTCCTTGGGTTGGCAGAAACACACGGCTCTCCGACACGGTGCTCAACACGGAGTTTGAGAAAGTTCACTCCACAAATTCGGTTTCAGAGATCTCAGAAGACGGACTCACGGAGGAACTATTCAAGCAGAAG GTTGACGTGATAAGGAGCTTGTGCACAGACTGCGGTTTGGACTCCACTGGATCTCACAGTGACCTCCTGCTTAGattgtcaaataaaatgaaatccaGGCCAACGTATAAAAAAGTGTTTGAGAAGATCTGGACCCCTGCTG GTGGCTGGGGTGTCATCATGTGTCCCTGTGGGGTTGTGTACAGTCTAAGAAACAATCTCCGAGCTGAAAGCCCTCAAGACTTCGCCGATTTGTTATTGTCATGGAAACACATGCccaatgtcatcatttaccagtTTGCGGATGATTTGGCGAAACACATTAATCTAAGAGCACCGGAACAGGTACCGATCTCTCCGTTTGAAGGATGCTTAGCAGAACCCACTTCAGTTAATATAGATTTAGCCAGAAGAGGAAAGCTTCACGTGTCGTTACCTTGGCTCCAGAGTAGGAAGACGGTGACAGATCTTCATGGACATCCACTCACAGGATCTTCTAAGCATTACGTGCTGTATGACCAGATTCCTGAAGGAAATCCCACAGACAGTGGAGATGCTTTAAGGAACCCTGCATCTGTACCTCAACTGGCTGGAAAAGTGAACCGGCGGATTGTGGAGCAGCTGTTTGCTGAGATCAAGCAAAACGGCTACTTTTTGAAGATGACGTCACCGTCAACACAGATGTTTCAAATGAGGAACATCATTCATCATTATAATCAACACAAGAATAACAAAGTCATCAACAGGATGGGCGATCAGTGTTTAGTCAATCCAAGTTATGTTTAG
- the LOC130437711 gene encoding uncharacterized protein LOC130437711 isoform X1, giving the protein MAESVRHVTIQHGKQVLQLQKCKDCCNSFHCPFCASNIFKPTRLIKLKMHLKSHCKKAIVHEDFTVHRCGLGCRPSLHYHCMYCTSTVLRRDDFKNHLQVCKHKQLVTIEKLSSANAAATVTKETLSTSTETVTAQAVQQSASSTSLIALLSLTSTETVTAPAVQQSPSNNGLIASLANLKTISPLIKAETPPATSVHSSKVRVRPVVKKRCPICSALMNKCNLQKHIDRKHTEGSMNDINATSHLTSQCIDKTNGMFAVRKIAKGRSVPLHVQFKTWGETHRVLCDSSECQSNMELAQSSGLPSYQCKHIRSVTYCKSSAEEESLTDEVLTEMVRMRWINEETEKMCLAQRQLAESHRAPLSVHTTIGVLPMKKCISVFEPNHSQLCRVMVVYNTKLNKWFCPCAKVRRSCTHKHVAQWHLFQTHRELFQPTPKPEESLKGDQFDYYLEGMDDTDDEAAYPPTGLRLENLVDYVFQNKKIPADLPENIRLLSTEMSYSRSLCPNESVCQICPEAVPLGEAALITQTAKILTNWRVIEDVAVYYKQCPQCEMCYRYQEWKDGLHNYNDDIILDIPLCLTLRNLLQVHTSVSRAVEFLQLMAGVEFPPPDTVLRAYLHFEALTEHEYRFSCVSCGDHPPVVIMGLHRQALHSSVKHIEEPPESFRGEIDVERFWEAVSKEMIARGFVESDVHNPFVVPPSLHFWAPWVGRNTRLSDTVLNTEFEKVHSTNSVSEISEDGLTEELFKQKVDVIRSLCTDCGLDSTGSHSDLLLRLSNKMKSRPTYKKVFEKIWTPAGGWGVIMCPCGVVYSLRNNLRAESPQDFADLLLSWKHMPNVIIYQFADDLAKHINLRAPEQVPISPFEGCLAEPTSVNIDLARRGKLHVSLPWLQSRKTVTDLHGHPLTGSSKHYVLYDQIPEGNPTDSGDALRNPASVPQLAGKVNRRIVEQLFAEIKQNGYFLKMTSPSTQMFQMRNIIHHYNQHKNNKVINRMGDQCLVNPSYV; this is encoded by the exons ATGGCAGAGAGCGTT AGACATGTTACGATTCAACACGGAAAACAAGTCCTTCAGTTGCAGAAATGCAAAGACTGTTGCAACAGTTTCCACTGCCCCTTCTGTGCAAGCAACATCTTTAAACCAACAAGACTtatcaaattaaaaatgcatctCAAAAGTCACTGTAAAAAAGCAATCGTCCACGAAG acTTCACCGTTCACAGATGTGGATTGGGCTGTAGACCGTCTCTTCATTATCACTGCATGTACTGCACGAGCACAGTCTTAAGGAGAGATGATTTTAAAAACCATTTGCAagtctgtaaacacaaacagttaGTGACCATTGAAAAACTGTCATCCGCCAACGCAGCCGCGACGGTAACCAAAGAAACATTGTCAACCTCCACAGAAACTGTTACCGCACAAGCCGTGCAACAATCAGCCTCCAGCACAAGTTTAATAGCTTTATTATCATTAACCTCCACAGAAACTGTGACCGCTCCAGCCGTCCAACAGTCACCCTCCAACAACGGTTTAATAGCTTCCTTGGCGAACTTGAAAACAATAAGCCCCTTGATCAAGGCGGAGACCCCACCAGCCACTTCAGTTCACTCGAGCAAGGTTCGCGTGCGACCCGTTGTCAAAAAAAGATGCCCGATTTGCAGTGCCCTCATGAATAAATGCAACCTCCAGAAGCATATAGACCGCAAACACACCGAAGGGTCTATGAACGACATTAATGCCACGTCCCATCTCACCAGCCAGTGCATTGATAAAACAAACGGCATGTTCGCGGTCCGCAAAATCGCAAAGGGACGCAGCGTGCCGCTTCATGTCCAGTTCAAAACATGGGGAGAAACTCACAGGGTCCTGTGCGATtccagtgagtgtcagtcaaaCATGGAGCTCGCTCAGAGCAGCGGCCTGCCGTCTTATCAGTGCAAGCACATCAGATCTGTGACCTACTGCAAGTCTTCAGCTGAGGAGGAGTCGCTGACGGACGAAGTTTTAACGGAGATGGTGAGAATGAGATGGATAAATGAGGAAACAGAAAAGATGTGTCTCGCTCAGCGGCAGCTTGCAGAAAGCCACCGCGCACCCCTTTCCGTCCACACCACGATTGGAGTGCTGCCGATGAAGAAATGCATATCGGTTTTCGAGCCCAACCACAGTCAGCTGTGTCGTGTCATGGTGGTATACAACACCAAATTGAACAAATGGTTTTGCCCCTGCGCAAAAGTGCGCCGTTcctgtacacacaaacacgttgCCCAGTGGCATCTCTTCCAGACACATCGTGAGCTGTTCCAGCCGACCCCGAAACCTGAAGAATCGCTTAAAGGAGACCAGTTCGACTATTATTTGGAGGGGATGGACGACACGGATGATGAGGCCGCGTATCCGCCGACTGGTCTCCGATTGGAAAATTTAGTAGATTACGTGTTCCAGAACAAGAAGATACCTGCTGACCTACCGGAGAATATTCGCCTGCTGTCGACGGAGATGAGCTACTCAAGAAGCCTCTGTCCGAATGAAAGCGTTTGTCAGATATGTCCAGAAGCTGTTCCTCTTGGCGAGGCTGCCCTGATAACACAAACGGCAAAAATACTCACCAACTGGCGCGTTATTGAAG atGTCGCCGTCTACTATAAGCAGTGCCCACAGTGTGAAATGTGTTACCGGTACCAAGAATGGAAAGACGGCCTTCATAACTACAATGACGACATCATCCTGGACATACCTTTGTGTTTAACCCTCAGGAACCTCCTGCAG GTCCACACTTCAGTGAGCAGAGCGGTGGAGTTTTTGCAGCTCATGGCTGGTGTTGAGTTTCCGCCGCCGGACACTGTTCTGCGTGCATACTTACACTTTGAAGCTCTCACAGAGCACGAGTACAGGTTCTCATGTGTCTCATGTGGAGATCATCCGCCGGTGGTCATTATGGGTTTACACAGACAAGCTTTGCATTCCTCAG TGAAGCACATTGAAGAACCTCCAGAGAGTTTCAGAGGAGAGATCGATGTGGAAAGATTTTGGGAGGCCGTGTCTAAAGAGATGATCGCTCGAGGATTTGTTGAGA GTGATGTTCATAACCCATTTGTAGTTCCTCCATCTTTGCACTTCTGGGCTCCTTGGGTTGGCAGAAACACACGGCTCTCCGACACGGTGCTCAACACGGAGTTTGAGAAAGTTCACTCCACAAATTCGGTTTCAGAGATCTCAGAAGACGGACTCACGGAGGAACTATTCAAGCAGAAG GTTGACGTGATAAGGAGCTTGTGCACAGACTGCGGTTTGGACTCCACTGGATCTCACAGTGACCTCCTGCTTAGattgtcaaataaaatgaaatccaGGCCAACGTATAAAAAAGTGTTTGAGAAGATCTGGACCCCTGCTG GTGGCTGGGGTGTCATCATGTGTCCCTGTGGGGTTGTGTACAGTCTAAGAAACAATCTCCGAGCTGAAAGCCCTCAAGACTTCGCCGATTTGTTATTGTCATGGAAACACATGCccaatgtcatcatttaccagtTTGCGGATGATTTGGCGAAACACATTAATCTAAGAGCACCGGAACAGGTACCGATCTCTCCGTTTGAAGGATGCTTAGCAGAACCCACTTCAGTTAATATAGATTTAGCCAGAAGAGGAAAGCTTCACGTGTCGTTACCTTGGCTCCAGAGTAGGAAGACGGTGACAGATCTTCATGGACATCCACTCACAGGATCTTCTAAGCATTACGTGCTGTATGACCAGATTCCTGAAGGAAATCCCACAGACAGTGGAGATGCTTTAAGGAACCCTGCATCTGTACCTCAACTGGCTGGAAAAGTGAACCGGCGGATTGTGGAGCAGCTGTTTGCTGAGATCAAGCAAAACGGCTACTTTTTGAAGATGACGTCACCGTCAACACAGATGTTTCAAATGAGGAACATCATTCATCATTATAATCAACACAAGAATAACAAAGTCATCAACAGGATGGGCGATCAGTGTTTAGTCAATCCAAGTTATGTTTAG
- the trmt112 gene encoding multifunctional methyltransferase subunit TRM112-like protein, whose protein sequence is MKLLTHNMLTSHVKGVTKGYPLNIKATEVKVNEVDFNAQFVTRMIPKLEWGPLIQAAEVLGHSQDLPSTLIPNYENDEDFLRKVHRILLEVEVIEGSLQCPESGREFPISKGVPNMLLNEDE, encoded by the exons ATGAAGCTATTAACGCATAACATGCTAACGTCACACGTGAAAGGGGTGACTAAAGGATACCCACTCAATATTAAG GCTACAGAGGTCAAAGTGAATGAGGTGGACTTCAATGCTCAGTTCGTGACCCGGATGATACCAAAGCTGGAGTGGGGACCCTTGATCCAGGCGGCAGAAGTG CTCGGACATTCCCAAGACCTGCCCAGCACCCTCATACCAAACTATGAAAACGATGAAGATTTTCTGCGCAAAGTTCACAGAATCCTGCTGGAG GTTGAGGTTATAGAGGGATCTTTACAGTGCCCGGAGTCTGGCAGAGAATTCCCCATCTCCAAAGGTGTTCCCAACATGTTACTCAATGAAGACGAATGA